A window from Planctomycetota bacterium encodes these proteins:
- a CDS encoding sigma-70 family RNA polymerase sigma factor yields the protein MTMDAAPGSAAMRTSSGGRPAPAAAACVEPDDADLARRAAAGDPSAAGQLIERYQAMVRKFLRRLTGRDDLADDLAQDTFVRLLRYVDRYDPKYPMRTWLLTIARRLTINRAQRDRRMIATDDFSYHRCEGPQPGDAAQKGDEQRRLRAQLGKALSTLSEAQRQAVVLFHQQELSVQEVAQVMGLPVGTVKSHLHRGRAAMRKLLIAQNEVPQP from the coding sequence ATGACGATGGATGCAGCCCCCGGCAGTGCGGCGATGAGGACGAGTTCCGGCGGCAGGCCGGCGCCGGCGGCTGCGGCGTGCGTCGAGCCGGATGATGCGGATTTGGCCCGTCGGGCCGCGGCGGGGGATCCGTCCGCCGCCGGTCAGCTCATCGAGCGCTATCAGGCGATGGTCCGCAAGTTCCTGCGTCGCCTGACCGGCCGCGACGATCTGGCCGATGACTTGGCGCAGGATACCTTCGTCCGCCTGCTTCGTTACGTCGATCGCTACGACCCGAAATATCCGATGCGGACATGGCTGCTGACCATCGCCCGTCGACTGACCATCAACCGCGCTCAGCGGGATAGACGCATGATCGCCACGGATGACTTTTCCTACCACCGATGCGAGGGCCCGCAGCCCGGCGACGCCGCCCAGAAGGGCGATGAGCAGCGCCGCCTCCGCGCTCAGCTTGGCAAGGCGCTTTCGACGCTCAGCGAAGCGCAGCGTCAGGCCGTCGTGCTCTTTCATCAGCAGGAACTGAGCGTGCAGGAAGTGGCGCAGGTCATGGGCCTGCCCGTCGGCACGGTCAAGAGCCACCTGCACCGCGGCCGCGCCGCCATGCGCAAATTGCTCATCGCACAAAACGAGGTGCCCCAGCCATGA
- a CDS encoding glucose 1-dehydrogenase, with product MSHNFCDLTGRIALVTGASRGLGQYFGRALARAGADLIVTARDAASLDPFVNEIAAMGRKAVPIELDVRDKASIENMSRQAGAAYGRIDILVNNAGCNVRKPALDITWDDWNLVIDTNLRGTFFVAQAIARGMIERRYGRIINIGSVTSVFGYAGLGPYCASRGGTKQLTMSLADDWGKFGVTVNCLAPGWFRTEQNKVMYENQEWVDYLCDRIPLKRPGKPDDLDGAIVFLASDASAYITGQTLLIDGGISTGATRALAKPKT from the coding sequence GTGAGCCACAATTTTTGCGATCTGACGGGACGCATTGCGCTGGTCACCGGCGCGAGTCGGGGATTGGGGCAATACTTCGGCCGGGCGCTGGCGCGGGCGGGGGCGGACCTGATCGTCACGGCGCGCGATGCGGCGTCGCTCGATCCGTTCGTCAACGAGATCGCCGCGATGGGCCGCAAGGCCGTGCCGATCGAGCTTGACGTGCGCGACAAGGCGAGCATCGAGAACATGTCGCGCCAAGCCGGGGCGGCATACGGCCGGATCGACATCCTCGTCAACAACGCCGGGTGCAATGTGCGCAAGCCCGCGCTGGACATCACATGGGACGACTGGAATCTCGTCATCGACACGAACCTGCGCGGCACGTTCTTCGTCGCTCAGGCCATCGCCCGAGGCATGATCGAGCGGCGCTACGGGCGCATCATCAACATCGGGTCCGTCACGAGCGTGTTCGGCTACGCCGGCCTCGGCCCGTACTGCGCGAGTCGGGGCGGGACGAAGCAACTGACCATGAGTCTCGCCGACGACTGGGGCAAATTCGGCGTGACCGTCAACTGTCTCGCCCCCGGCTGGTTCCGCACGGAACAGAACAAGGTCATGTACGAAAATCAGGAATGGGTCGATTACCTGTGTGACCGCATCCCGCTCAAACGCCCGGGCAAACCCGATGACCTGGACGGGGCCATCGTGTTCCTCGCGTCCGACGCCAGCGCCTACATCACCGGCCAAACCCTCCTCATCGACGGCGGCATCTCCACCGGCGCCACACGCGCTCTGGCCAAACCCAAAACCTGA
- a CDS encoding alcohol dehydrogenase catalytic domain-containing protein, protein MKAMLLSEYRRLSLTDMPVPVIGEEDVLVRVRACGICGSDIHGYDGSTGRRIPPLVMGHEAAGVIEAVGSQVSEFKPGDRVTFDSTVYCGKCRYCRRGDVNLCDNRRVLGVSCGDYRQHGAFAEFVAVPRHIVYRLPDELSFEKAAMIEAVSVAVHAVNRTPIKLGDTAVVVGSGMIGLLVIQAARLAGCGRIIAIDLDDDRLKLAKQLGADEVVNAKTQTPPVDVADVAFEVVGATATIKTAIAALHKGGALTLVGNVSPNVELPLQQVVTRELRLSGTCASSGEYPACIDLLARGAIDVSSMITAVAPLEEGPSWFDRLYAHEPGLMKVILQP, encoded by the coding sequence ATGAAAGCGATGCTGCTCAGTGAATATCGTCGGCTGTCGCTCACCGACATGCCCGTGCCGGTCATCGGCGAGGAGGATGTGCTGGTGCGCGTGCGTGCCTGCGGCATCTGCGGGTCGGACATTCATGGGTACGACGGCTCGACCGGACGGCGGATTCCCCCGCTGGTGATGGGGCACGAGGCGGCCGGCGTCATCGAAGCCGTCGGCTCGCAGGTCAGCGAATTCAAACCTGGCGATCGCGTCACATTCGATTCGACCGTCTACTGCGGCAAGTGCCGCTACTGCCGGCGGGGCGATGTGAATCTCTGCGACAATCGACGGGTGCTGGGCGTGAGTTGCGGCGACTATCGTCAGCACGGCGCGTTCGCCGAGTTCGTCGCCGTGCCGCGCCATATCGTCTACCGCCTGCCCGATGAACTGAGCTTCGAGAAGGCCGCGATGATCGAGGCGGTCAGCGTCGCGGTGCATGCGGTCAACCGCACGCCGATCAAGCTCGGCGACACGGCCGTCGTCGTCGGCAGCGGCATGATCGGCCTGCTCGTCATACAGGCCGCCCGACTCGCCGGCTGCGGGCGCATCATCGCCATCGACCTCGACGATGATCGCCTCAAGCTCGCTAAACAGCTCGGTGCGGACGAAGTGGTCAACGCCAAAACACAGACGCCGCCGGTCGATGTCGCCGACGTGGCGTTTGAAGTCGTCGGCGCGACGGCCACGATCAAGACGGCCATCGCGGCCCTGCACAAGGGCGGCGCTCTGACGCTCGTCGGCAATGTTTCGCCGAACGTCGAGCTGCCGTTGCAACAGGTGGTGACGCGCGAGCTGCGGCTGTCGGGTACATGTGCATCGAGCGGCGAGTACCCGGCGTGCATCGACCTGCTCGCCCGCGGCGCGATCGACGTGTCGAGCATGATCACCGCCGTCGCTCCGCTCGAAGAGGGCCCGAGCTGGTTCGACCGCCTGTACGCCCACGAACCGGGGCTGATGAAAGTTATTCTCCAACCTTGA
- a CDS encoding VOC family protein, protein MLHHISLGVTDLKRSAAFYDAALSALGYERVWADDTAIGYGPPGGGDRLAIKLRPEATPAGPGFHVAFAAPTPEAVAAFHAAAIEHGGRDNGAPGFRPHYGPNYFAAFVVDPDGHPIEAVVDESLM, encoded by the coding sequence ATGCTCCATCACATTTCGCTCGGCGTCACTGACCTGAAGCGGTCGGCGGCGTTTTACGATGCGGCGCTTTCGGCGCTGGGGTATGAGCGTGTCTGGGCGGATGACACAGCGATCGGATACGGACCGCCGGGCGGCGGCGACAGATTGGCGATCAAACTGCGCCCGGAAGCGACGCCGGCGGGACCGGGGTTTCATGTGGCGTTTGCGGCGCCGACGCCCGAGGCCGTCGCGGCATTTCACGCCGCGGCGATTGAGCACGGCGGGCGTGACAATGGCGCGCCCGGTTTCCGTCCGCACTACGGACCGAACTACTTCGCGGCATTCGTCGTCGATCCCGATGGTCACCCCATCGAGGCAGTCGTCGACGAATCACTCATGTAA